DNA from Salmo salar unplaced genomic scaffold, Ssal_v3.1, whole genome shotgun sequence:
TATCTGAGTATAGAGAGGTGCCGGGTCCTGTTCCAGCAGGTATCTGAGTATAGAGAGGTGCCGGGTCCTGTTCCAGCAGGTATCTGAGTATAGAGAGGTGCCGGGTCCTGTTCCAGCAGGTATCTGAGTATAGAGAGGTGCCGGGTCCTCTTCCAGCAGGTATCTGAGTATAGAGAGGTGCCGGGTCCTGTTCCATCAGGTATCTGAGTATAGAGAGGTGCCGGGTTCTGTTCCAGCAGGTATCTGAGTATAGAGAGGTGCCGGGTCCTGTTCCAGCAGGTATCTGAATATAGAGAGGTGCCGGGTCCTGTTTCAGCAGGTTTCTGAGTATAGAGAGGTGCCGGGTCCTGTTCCAGCAGGTATCTGAGTATAGAGAGGTGCCGCGTCCTGTTCCAGCAGGTATCTGAGTATAGAGAGGTGCCGCGTCCTGTTCCAGCAGGTATCTGAGTATAGAGAGGTGCCGGGTCCTGTTCCAGCAGGTATCTGAGTATCTACACTGGACTATCTAACTTTGTCAcagaaactgaaattaggtgaactactAGAGTTTtagcatagtgcatctttaactctaaatgactaccgacacaGTGGCACAGATGTAGGAAGAAATCCTCTTATCACTGCAGAAACTGATGGGTGGTGCTGAGCCCTCTGGCACAAATGGCTGCCATGATCTCTActtttcatcatcatcattaagctgtctgtctgtctgtctgtctgtctgtctgtctgtctgtctgtctgtctgtctgtctgtctgtctgtctgtctgtctgtctgtctgtctgtctgtctgtctggaacgaCCTTCTgacctgtatctctgtctgtctgtcttcactgcTGAGTATCCAGGGTCTGGAACGACGTTCTCTGAAAGAAACACATAAGCAGGTTACAACTAGTGACATGTTAAAAAACACGAAAAAAAACATATTATTTTCTTCAGAAAAATGAGGAGAGTGTTGTTGGTCTCTCCCttcttcctacctctcctcctgttGTGTTGTCTCTTCTCTGTATAGTTGATGTCAGCATAGGTCACATCACctggaccagatccacctggaactaaacacaggagagagagaggatattaacacagactggaccagatccacctggaactaaacacaggagagagagaggatattaacacagactggaccagatccacctggaactaaacacaggagagagagagaggatattaacacagactggaccagatccacctggaactaaacacaggagagagagaggatattaacacagactggaccagatccacctggaactaaacacaggagagagagagaggatattaacacagactggaccagatccacctggaactaaacacaggagagagagaggatattaacacagactggaccagatccacctggaactaaacacaggagagagagaggatattaacacagactggaccagatccacctggaactaaacacaggagagagagaggacattaacacagactggaccagatccacctggaactaaacacaggagagagaggatattaacacagactggaccagatccacctggaactaaacacaggagagagagagaggatattaacacagactggaccagatccacctggaactaaacacaggagtgagagaggatattaacacagactggaccagatccacctggaactaaacacaggagagagagaggatattaacacagactggaccagcTGAGAGAGGAtagtctgagtgttgtacagtattacagtacctgtggtgttatagtgttattcagtattacagtacctgtggtgttatacagtattacagtaactgtggtgttatagtgttatacagtactacagtacctgtggtgttatagtgttgtaCAGTATTactgtacctgtggtgttatacagtattacagtacctgtggtgttatagtgttatacagtattacagtacctgtggtgttatagtgttatacagtattacagtacctgtggtgttatagtgttatacagtactacagtacctgtggtgttatagtgttatacagtactacagtacctgtggtgttatagtgttgtaCAGTATTactgtacctgtggtgttatacagtattacagtacctgtggtgttatagtgttatacagtattacagtacctgtggtgttatagtgttatacagtattacagtacctgtggtgttatacagtattacagtacctgtggtgttatagtgttatacagtattacagtacctgtggtgttatagtgttatacagtacatttacatttacatttacatttaagtcatttagcagacgctcttatccagagcgacttacaaaatggtgcattcaccttatgatatccagtggaacaaccactttacaatagtgcatctaaatcttttaagggggggggtgttagaaggattactttatcctatcccaggtattccttgaagaggtggggtttcaggtgtctccggaaggtggtgattgactccgctgtcctggcgtcgtgagggagcttgttccaccattggtgtgccagagcagcgaacagttttgactgggctgagcgggaactgtgcttcctcagaggtaggggggccaacaggccagtggtggatgaacgcagtgcccttgtttgggtgtagggcctgatcagagcctgaaggtatggaggtgccgttcccttcacagctccgtaggcaatcaccatggtcttgtagcggatgcgagcttcaactggaagccagtggagagagcggaggagcggtactgcagtacctgtggtgttatacagtattacagtacctgtagtgttgtacagtattacagtacctgtggtgttatagtgttatacagtactgcagtacctgtggtgttatacagtattacagtacctgtggtgttatcgtgttatacagtattacagtacctgtggtgttatagtgttatacagtactacagtacctgtggtgttatagtgttatacagtacctgtggtgttatagtgttatacagtattacagtacctgtggtgttatagtgttattcagtattacagtacctgtggtgttatagtgttatacagtattacagtagctgtggtgttatagtgttatacagtactacagtacctgtggtgttatagtgttatacagtataacagtaccTGTGGtcttatagtgttatacagtactacagtacctgtggtgttatagtgttatacagtattacagtacctgtggtgttatagtgttatacagtattacagtacctgtggtgttatagtgttatacagtattacagtacctgtggtgttatacagtattacagtacctgtggtgttatagtgttattcagtattacagtacctgtggtgttatagtgttatacagtattacagtagctgtggtgttatagtgttatacagtactacagtacctgtggtgttatagtgttattcagtactacagtacctgtggtgttatagtgttatacagtactacagtacctgtggtgttatagtgttatacagtattacagtacctgtggtgttatagtgttattcagtactacagtacctgtggtgttatagtgttatacagtattacagtacctgtggtgttggaGGTCTTCACTGCAGAGTAGACTGGATCAGCTCCTGTAGACTTCTCTGGAGGAGACGAGACAATGGGTTAAAGACATAAAgacactgtactgtgtgtgtgtatgtgtgtgtgtgtgtgtgtgtgtgtgtgtgtgtgtgtgtgtgtgtgtgtgtgtgtgtgtgtgtgtgtacgtacctctccttctcctggGTTCTGGGTCCTGTTTGATTCTAACGTCAGGATAGGTAACATCTCTGGGTTCAGCTGCTACATATTTGATCCTCTTGCAGAACAGGACCAGTAGAATgatcagagagatggagagaacagccaccaacccagagacagacagagggaggaggagagaggaggggaggagagaggtagagcccCCATCTTgaaaaacacaagagaaaacaacagtaaaaagttaTAAACAAACTGATTAATATTATCttagacagtaccagtcaaaagtttggacacaactactcatgcaagggtttttctttttttaactattttctacatcggcattctcttaaccagattcacgaggtagtcacctggaatgcatttcaattaacaggtgcgccttattaaaagttaatttgtggaatttctcttcattgtgcgtttgagccaatcagttgtgttgtgacaaggtagagttgGTATagagaagattgccctatttggtaaaataccaagtccatattattgtcacgacaccgacggatggtggcgcagAGGTATTTAGGGGCTGCGTCCCTATTTTGGACGTCTAATAAGGGTTTTGGTATCTGTTTGGCGCCCTGCCCTGCCGTGTTTGGACTTTCTTTATTTTTGTGCATACGGATTAAAAGTCTGTTCAAGAATTtactgtctcctgcgcttgactctacctctcctgcttccttgagccagcCCTAACAAATATGgcaaaaaacagctcaaataagcaacgagaaacgacagtccatcaatactttaagacatgaaggtcaaatCTGGAATttttttcaagaactttgaaagattcttcaagtggagttgcaaaaaccatcaagcgcaatgatgaaactggctctcatgaggaccgccacaggaaagaaagacagagttccctttgctgcagaggatgagttcattagttatcagcctcagaaattgacaattaactgcacctcagattgcatcctaaataaatgcttcacagaggtcaagtaacagacacatctcaacatcaactgttcagaggagactgtgtgaatcaggccttcatggtcgaattgctgcaaagaaaccactactaaaggacaccaataataagaagagacttgcttggaccaaaaaacacgagcaatggacattagacctgtgaaaatctgtcctttggtctgatgagtccaaatttgacatttttgtgagacgcaaattagttgaacagatgatctccgcatgtgtatttcccaccgtgaagcatggaggaggaggtgtgatggtgtgggggtgctttgctggtgacattgtctgtgatttatctagaattcaaggcacacttaaccagcatggctaccacagcattctgcagcgatacgcttagtgggactatcatttgtttttcaacaggacaatgacataaagcacacctccaggctgtgtaagaaggagagtgatggagtgctgcatcagatgacctggcctccacaatcacccaacctcaacccaactgagatggtttgggatgagttggaccgcagagtgaagaaaaagctgccaacaagtgcccagcatatgtgggaactccttcaagactgttggaaaagcattcctcaagaaactggttgagagaatgccgagagtgtgcaaagctgtcataaaggcaaagagtggctactttgaagaatctcaaatataaatatattttgatttgtttaacactttttggttactacatgattccatgtgttatttcataattgtgatgtcttcactatatctccaatgtagaaaatagtaaaaaataaagaaaaacccttgaatgagtgggtgtgtccaaacttttgactggtactgtatgtactgcgTCTAATGACCAAGCGAGATTACAAGAACACAAATTATTATGAATGTAACGTCTCAAACTTAACAGTGTAAAGAAGAACCAAATAATCTGAATGTCAAAGTTTGTCATATTCTCACCTGTCACAGTCATCCAGCTCTCTGGTGAATCTCCTTTCGAGTTGTAACACTTGTAGAGTCCTTCATCTGACTTGGATACTGCAGGGATGGTCATCTCTCCTGTAGTCTCAGCCCTGATGAGGGATCCatctttgtagaaaacagctgtgAGGTCAGAGGGAGTTTCCTGATATCTGCAGCGCAGAGTCACAGAATCTCCCTCAGTCACAGGAagggcagggctctccaggatcacagctccagctgtatataatatataaacatcatatataaacaggtctctccaggatcacagcaccagctgtatataatatataaacatcatatataaacaggtctctccaggatcacagcacctgctgtatataatatataaacatcatatataaacaggtctctccaggatcacagctccagctgtatataatatataaacatcatatataaacaggtctctctaggatcacagctccagctgtatataatatataaacatcatatataaacaggtctctccaggatcacagctccagctgtatataatatataaacatcatatattaacataacatcagctatctgaaaccAGATGAACCACTAAACACTATAATGTTAGTAGATGGTGTTTGTGGACATACCATGTACTGTGATGTTGACAGCATTGCTGTGTTCTCCAGAACCAGACTCACACCAGTACAATCCACTGTCTGATGGTGTTAGTGACACATTGCATGAAGACCCTTGTTGTTTTCCCCAGT
Protein-coding regions in this window:
- the LOC123732533 gene encoding Fc receptor-like protein 5, translating into MERTCLLLLLLSTLVYCSLGQGGDLSPPASLSVSPDRSQFFEYDDQTFSLSVLSNQASLSLSPDRSQFFEYESVSLSCEVQGNSARWRVVRNTTRGILSECHTDWGKQQGSSCNVSLTPSDSGLYWCESGSGEHSNAVNITVHAGAVILESPALPVTEGDSVTLRCRYQETPSDLTAVFYKDGSLIRAETTGEMTIPAVSKSDEGLYKCYNSKGDSPESWMTVTDGGSTSLLPSSLLLPLSVSGLVAVLSISLIILLVLFCKRIKYVAAEPRDVTYPDVRIKQDPEPRRRREKSTGADPVYSAVKTSNTTVPGGSGPGDVTYADINYTEKRQHNRRRENVVPDPGYSAVKTDRQRYR